In the genome of Phacochoerus africanus isolate WHEZ1 chromosome 5, ROS_Pafr_v1, whole genome shotgun sequence, the window GAAAATAAAAGACTCTTGAGAATACTTtccagaaaatcaaaataatgaaatgaaatctaCCTTGTCCTTCAATAGTATTTCTAAGGATAAAAGTAGCTCCAAGTCCTGATCCTGATCTCTGGATACAAATCCCCAGAAACTGGCTGGTTTTTGCATTGGCATATGGGTCAGCAGTAGTAACACGAAGAATGCTTCCTACAAATTCAAGAAGAATTTTACATGAGATACAGAAACAAACAACAGTACTTCCAGGTAATTTCAAAACTCCcaaatgttttaatataatattaGGGATAATTACCTCATATAGGCAAAACCCAGACAGGTGAAAAACAATGTTCTCTATACCAAGAAAACTACCCCTCCACAACCACTAATAACAAAAGCACCCAGCTCTTACTGACCAACATAGAACTCTGGAATGTGgagtatttttctcctttctaacatatcttttctttctatttgaaaTTTCAGAGGATTTGTTCTTCCCCTTGGAGGAATGAACTCAGGACTCAAGAACCTGTGAaaaatataagttttaaaaagttaaaagcaaaCTTAAAAGACCACTATAGGAGAAACCACTGCTTTACCCCAAAAGTGAAATTTCAGGAtgttaccaggagttcccactgtggtgcaaagggatcagtggcgtctctggagcCCTGAGGCTCAGGTTAGATCttcagcccggcacagtgggttgaggatccggtgttgctctaagagcggcataggttgcaactttggcttggatctgatccctagcccaggaaagaACCGTTCCTTAACATAAGCAAGTAAAACACGAGGTACTTAAGAGAAAAACTCCTGATACAAACCAGAGCTTCGCATCTGGGGAATCCCTACTTGAAGTTCCGATCTAATAGGACTGCGGAGAAATTTTAATGCAAGCTTGGGAGAAGCGAGGAAGACAAACTTGAGTGGGAACTGGGGATTCATGAATCCTGCACACAAGCTCTTGCCCTGTGGTTTCCGGACCCGCTTTAGAGCTATAACGGGAGTACAGGTTCCAAAGCGCGTGTAGGTAGAGAGTCTCACCTGGTTTCCGGGCGCTGGGGACGGCGCTTGTCCACGATAACCGGTTTCGGCGGCGGCTGAAACGCGCCGGGCTCAGAAGATCCAGTGACCGGCTGTCTGCCGGACCCCGCGAGGGTCCCTGAGGGAGCAAACGACAAAGGTCAGGGCTACTTGTGCCAGCCCAGAGCTCCCCCAGAAACCTCACAATCTCCTTCAAGTAGAGCCCCAGGCTCCCAGACTCGCCTCCCCCTAGCCTGACCCTGACCTGCTCCCCGGGCTCCCCAGCCCCGCTGCACTTACGGCAGATGACAGAGGCTGGCGCAGGAAGCAGAGCCCGGGTAGGTGGAAAACTCTGCCCCAGGCCCACCGCAGCCCAGGAGCCCCTTGTAATAGAGGCCGCCATGCCTGCTCGCTGGGTAGAGACTACAACGCCCATCAATCAGTGCGAAGAAGGCGTGGCCACCTGTGCGAGATGGCGGCCGCCACAGGCCAAAATAGacaagtttttttcccccaaccccacctggAATTGTTAGGGAAAGTACACACACGCTCTCTAGTTCTGTTACTCGAAAACTGGCTCACTTCTTGGAGGATGTGGAGCCAGTTGGCACAACCAAGCCGAagatcaggagaaggaaggacttattacttgcagcaagtaaggagaataccgggatctttcccaaagcaatgTCTCCCCAGCCAGCAAAACTGGGGAAGGTTTAATCTAAAGAGgccatgcatattcatgaaggagCTTGAGCAGAGAAGAATTCAGCATGGAATTAGGGCACAGGTCAACAGAGCAGACTGAGGTAAGGATCAGAAAAAGTCCACAGCATCATCCCTCAGTTTGTAGTTGATCTGGTTGTTGAGCTCTCAAACGGAAAGTTTAAATTCTGCAAAACAGCTCTAGAAAGTGCTTTCAGCTAATCTCTACCATTAAAAGGGAACTGGGAGCCTTTACCATCTGATTTATAATCTTTGCTATTGTTAATTTTCTTGCCCAGTAACAGTTTGttcttttgttcccttaagaTATGAGACCTATTCAAGGGCAGGCATTGCGGCCATACTTAGGTCATAAAATgttggcttttttattttatttccagcaAAAATGCCTATATATCCTGGATCCTTCTTTAACTCTTTTGaacagtttctcagagctatTTGAGAGGCTATATCTGGTGCTATGGTCTTCagtccactgaataaaacattcTCAACTTTAGgttgtgctttgctttttttttttttttttaagttgacgtTCCCAAGAGAAGAAACTCAATACCTATTAAACATTAAATCCCACTACTGTCTCTTCCAAGCCCTGATTATCCTCAAGtaccttttttttctgtatgaattTGTCTATATTAGGCATCtcaaataagtggaatcatataatgtgtccttttgtgtctggcttctttcacttagtacagtgttttcaaggttcatccatattgtaggcatatatcagaattttattcctttttaaggctgagtaatatttcattttatgtatacgacatattttgtttatctattcatttgctgatggacatttgggttgttttcacattttggctattgtgaataaagctgctatgaatgttACCATCCCAAGGGCCCTTGACCTTCTTAATCAATGGTAAGAGGCCAgacaggaaaattcaggcaaggctttattggagCCCCTGCTGCAGTGGAGagtagaaacaaaaaagaatttcctttgcttgcttgcttgctagGGGCAGGGGGACAGGGGGCTAGCTGGTTCCTTATAGGAGTCAAGGGTAGGGGTGGCATAACCCAGCTAGGACCTCTATggccttctctgagttccaaagggcagtttcAAACATTCGTTATTAATCGGGAAGGAAAGGGAtgcagaaatgaagaaggagcagtcaagagacaatagtgcaggcTTGGGGCatggtcctggttcctcttcgaGGAATATAcacaacaatatctttgagcccttctgcagaactaaaacccacaacaaatggaagatgttatcTGCTTGATAGAGCATTCTTCGTTGGAGAAAGGAGGGCAGCCCTGGGGCCACACGATGcaagctttgaaagacaatgcaaggttgcctctaccctgatcttTATCTGCGGCCCTAtcttccactccccaaactataatcTCTCCCAAAGGGGGGCACAGtgtttaaggcattagcctgctgtggccccctttgcctggcaaagcaataaagctatcttttctccttcactcaaaaCTCCTGTTTGTATTcagtctccacatttctattcagcaccagctgacagaggccaagtttcagcaacagcGGATCCAGGAATCTGGGCAGAGAGGTGGCTTtagtggtctgcccacccctctAGTGGTGGTGTGTGCCTGGGGTTTGTTCAGTACCCTCCTTTTGCTCCTAACACTCTGCTTTTGGTctcagctcttcagaagtggcagttagGTATTTAGTTTTTAGTATCttcttgcccataatttgccccaaataTGCTTGTACTAAGTCATTTTTAGTTCCTTATAgtatctttgtattttgttgcttgagATGTTTGTCCGGATGCAAGCATTGCCACCAGTGTGGCAGAGGGTCTCAGGTCTCAGGTCCCAGGCCCCAGCCTATGTCATGAACACTGATGTGAAAGTGTCTGTATGAGTTCTTGCTTTCCATTCTTtggggagtggaattgctgcatcatagGTTTCACTTTGAGGAAACTCCAAACTTTTCCACAGTTGCTGCACAATTTCACATATTCACCAGCTGTGTGGGAGGGCTCCAACTTCTTCACATCCTCAGGAGCACTTGTTATTCTCAATCTCCCTTTAAAATAGCCATCTTTTAATGGGTATGAAGTGGCAGTTCACtgagattttgatttgcatttccctaatgactagtgatgttgagggTCTTCTCACCtgctcattggccatttgtaAATCTTTTTTAGACAAATGACTGTTCGAGCCATTTGCccattttatcttaatttcttttttttgcctgtgcaTGTCTAGTTTGCACCATTTTTGCAAAGACTGTCTTTCTCCCTTAGAAAAGAAATGTTCTGGCTGCCATGGTCTTACCACATTCTTACCAGCaaactcttattattattattatttttttttcgtCATTtatagagccgcacctgtggcatatggaggttcccaggctaggggtctaatcggagctgcagctgccaagcctgtgccacagccacagcaacgtgggatccaagccgtgtctgcgacctacaccacagctcaggacaacgccggatcgttaacccactgagcaagggcagggactgaacccgcaaccacatgggtcctagtcggattcgttaaccactgacccacgatgagaactccttgcAAACTCTTATTTTTCTCCTGACTCTTGTAACTACGCAGGACCTCATGGGTCCTTTTTGGGGCAAGCCCTTCCCCcttatcctctgctttagctcctcccTCGAGTATAATATGTATCTTGTTGGAGGCTTACAGGAACTTTGTGGTCTGACCCCTGAggacagctacaagaacaaaggatttctgaaCCGAGAATTTTGCAACAAAGAACcacgcccctccctcaccttgcctttaaaaatactttgcaaTTTTTGGATCTAGGAGCTCCATATTTGGGGGACAGGAGCCACCCATCTCTTTACATGGCCCTGCAgcaaacctttctctgctcctaaTTCTGCTGATTTGGTTTGTTTGGCTTTGCTATGCATCAAGGCACTCGGACTTGGGCTAACAATTTTGGCAAAGCCAGCCTAGGAGTCTGTGCCCATGGGGGGCCAACTCTGGCCCCAGGAGCCCCTTCACTGACCCCTCAGCAACTTCCAGAGGAGGGAGCCCTTTTTCCTCCAGGAATCTTGAAGGGACTGTCCCCAACAGGCACAGGCTGCCCATGGCTTGAGGCTGTTTGGAGTCAAGAAAAGTCCAGAGCTGTGGTCCCCATTCCGTGTGGCTTGGCGGTAAGTTGCTCCAGATTGCACAGGCTGGGAACTCGCTCCACTCCATTTGGGCTGCTACCCTTGCAGGAAGGAAGCCACTTTGGGTCCATTCTCTTTTGAGAGCTGGGCTAAGCTGGAGATGGTTCCTTCATCTGGGAGTGGAAGTGGAATTTTAGACTATCCCTCCTCTGATTGCCGTTTTGTGTGTATCGTTTGGGGTGAGCCATGCGTGGTCCATTCTCCTTCAGGACCCAGGCTGCTCTGGAGGCCTCCATCTGGGAATGGAAGAGGAATGTCTGGGTACTCCTCACCTGACCCTTTGTGTGCCATTTGTGTGTATTGTAGTGCTTGCATTGATTAGTTGAGATGTCTTTGGTAACGGGGCTCACATGTGAGGACACCAGGTATCCTTCCCTATTACATTGGGTTTGGCCTGTGGTAGAGCACTGGTTGGCATTTCCCCTTTGCCGTGGATGGGCATTTCCCTTTTTGGTGCTAGGGACAGGTGGTCCCGAGAGACCATTCTGcattacatttgtttgtttgatatttgATAACACCTACCGTGATAATCAGAGCTCTACTCCATTTGATAGTCCCTTAGGGTACATTTGGCAAAACTGAGAAATCTTTAGTATGCttctagaaagacagaaaaagaattttttttttccttgtctttttaggaccacacccgcaacatatggaggttcccggactagaggtcacatcggagctgtagccactggcctacaccagagccacagcaatgccggatccctgagctgtgtctgtgacctacaccacagctcacagcaacgctggatccttaactcactgatcaagaccatggatcaaacctgcgtcctcacagatactaatcagatgcctttctgctgagccatgatgggaactcctggaaataggagattttttttaacacagcGTGGCCACTATATTCTTTAGACTCTGGAGAAAAATGGGTAGGATGAAACTCTTGAAAttccaaagttgttttttttttcacatttgcagTTAGAGAAACCTGGCTTGATGATTTCACCTAGTGTAAacgaaattaaataaaatcttgtCATATCTGTTACCAATTTGTCAACAAGAAGAATAACTTCGTATGATGAAATTTTATGAGCGAGTTAAATGCAAACAAGAGAAAAAGCTTTTAGGTAAACTCTGTGGGAATaattaggttttaaaaatgtctgtctaggagttcccttcatggctcagtggttaacaaatcggactagggaccatgaggttgtgggttcaatccctggacttgctcagtaggttaaggatccagcattgccgtgagctgtggtgtaggtcacagccttggctcagatcccacgttgctgtggctgtggcgtaggctggtggctacagctctgattagacccctagcctggaaacctccatatgccgtgggtgtggccctagaaaaggccaaaaaaaaa includes:
- the MRPL19 gene encoding 39S ribosomal protein L19, mitochondrial, which translates into the protein MAASITRGSWAAVGLGQSFPPTRALLPAPASVICRTLAGSGRQPVTGSSEPGAFQPPPKPVIVDKRRPQRPETRFLSPEFIPPRGRTNPLKFQIERKDMLERRKILHIPEFYVGSILRVTTADPYANAKTSQFLGICIQRSGSGLGATFILRNTIEGQGVEICFELYNPRIQEIQVVKLEKRLDNSLLYLRDALPEYSTFDVNMKPITQESNQEVPVNQLKVKMKPKPWSKRWERPKFNIKGIRFDLCLTEEQMREAQKWSQPWLEFDMMREYDTSKIEAAIWDEIEASKNS